The following coding sequences are from one Caminibacter pacificus window:
- a CDS encoding tetratricopeptide repeat protein: MKKGLFSLFVIFNLLFGYELIVKNEKDVKVLNDLGVKCEKTINGFVCAKSPDKMQLKRLQYYIKNNLGISSEIAGAKNLQPKNVSKEISKKRIVKNVVKTGYCIQVVSAKRSEGLLKIFEETKNLPLSRIEKIGPYFVLRVGEGKSEKELQTILKKTKKINKNAFIRKCDLIPQRIIKSNFNLKVEKKEKTKVPQGEVFNKTLSPEDKFKLMEKSFKEEKIDLAKRLSNQLKSSRSYKRDAFLVTVSVLMKKKKYKRVCNMLTQLSDFYKGNDLSVLREKSCFYYNYQKGIEYMNINPEMALEYLQKAEKYKSNNNLFFAKAIAYMNQNNYKKANDILKKLYQDTPDNTAVKLAYAKTLFNLGDFKTLEKIKDNNLAFFNHFELYLKAKKLYDEGKYKEANKIALQLFNYYPNNIKILLLNGDIFYKLGKYDLAYIYYKRVVKKEPYNIHALKGLRNLALANKDITSAVKISDILKNLKYKDKKFNEIMKEYYLFQADKLAQEGKFKEALSDVKEAEKYADSEKDIYLGYGKIYYKMGKYEKALDYYRMLYSRNAPLEIREKLIQIYIRLGKINKAKEIAQNSPNEIKAIYYMELAKYLMNQKKYPEANKYISTALEYNPINSMQAHEIKAWICYYLGDYECAKRYFEKSDLKLPEVRIGYAFVLAKLGNKNKAYLIAQGIKNESKNILLQKARLMIELGREKEAKEIFNSID, encoded by the coding sequence ATGAAAAAGGGGCTTTTTAGCTTATTTGTTATTTTTAATTTATTATTCGGGTACGAGCTTATTGTAAAAAACGAAAAAGATGTCAAAGTATTAAATGACCTCGGGGTCAAATGCGAAAAAACTATAAACGGATTTGTTTGTGCGAAATCGCCAGATAAGATGCAACTAAAAAGACTTCAATATTACATTAAAAACAACTTAGGTATCTCTTCGGAAATAGCGGGTGCAAAAAATTTGCAACCAAAAAATGTCTCGAAGGAAATTTCTAAAAAAAGAATCGTAAAAAACGTGGTGAAAACCGGTTATTGTATTCAAGTTGTGTCTGCAAAACGTTCAGAGGGGCTTTTAAAGATATTTGAAGAAACAAAAAATTTACCTTTGAGTAGAATTGAAAAAATAGGCCCTTATTTTGTACTTAGGGTAGGTGAAGGAAAGAGTGAAAAAGAGCTTCAAACAATTTTGAAAAAGACAAAGAAAATAAATAAAAACGCCTTTATTAGAAAGTGTGATTTAATTCCTCAAAGAATTATCAAAAGCAATTTTAATCTTAAAGTGGAAAAAAAAGAAAAAACAAAAGTACCTCAGGGAGAAGTTTTTAATAAAACTCTTTCTCCTGAGGATAAGTTTAAATTGATGGAAAAATCTTTTAAAGAAGAAAAAATAGATTTGGCAAAAAGATTATCAAATCAGCTTAAATCTTCAAGAAGTTATAAACGAGATGCTTTTTTGGTAACTGTAAGCGTTCTAATGAAAAAGAAAAAGTATAAAAGAGTTTGTAATATGCTAACTCAGCTTAGCGATTTTTACAAAGGTAACGATTTGTCCGTTTTAAGAGAAAAGTCGTGTTTTTATTACAATTACCAAAAAGGCATTGAATATATGAATATAAATCCTGAAATGGCATTGGAATATTTACAAAAAGCAGAAAAATATAAAAGTAATAACAATTTATTTTTTGCAAAAGCAATTGCTTATATGAATCAAAATAATTATAAAAAAGCCAATGATATATTGAAAAAACTTTATCAAGATACACCCGATAATACTGCTGTAAAGCTTGCATATGCCAAAACACTTTTTAATTTAGGAGATTTTAAGACGCTTGAGAAGATAAAAGATAATAATTTAGCGTTTTTTAATCATTTTGAATTATACTTGAAAGCAAAAAAATTATATGACGAAGGAAAATATAAAGAAGCTAATAAAATAGCTCTTCAACTTTTTAATTATTATCCGAATAATATAAAAATATTACTTTTAAACGGGGATATTTTTTATAAACTTGGTAAGTATGACTTAGCATATATTTATTATAAAAGAGTCGTAAAAAAAGAACCTTATAATATCCACGCTTTAAAAGGACTTAGGAACTTAGCTTTAGCGAATAAAGACATAACTTCGGCTGTGAAAATTTCCGATATTTTGAAAAATCTAAAATATAAAGATAAAAAATTCAACGAAATTATGAAAGAGTATTATCTTTTTCAAGCTGATAAATTGGCCCAAGAAGGAAAATTTAAAGAAGCTTTAAGTGATGTAAAAGAAGCGGAAAAGTATGCCGATAGCGAGAAAGATATCTATTTAGGATATGGAAAAATATATTATAAAATGGGAAAATACGAAAAAGCTTTGGATTACTATAGAATGCTTTATTCAAGAAACGCTCCCCTTGAAATAAGAGAAAAACTTATCCAAATTTATATAAGACTCGGTAAAATAAATAAAGCAAAAGAGATAGCTCAAAATTCGCCTAATGAAATAAAAGCTATTTATTATATGGAATTGGCGAAATATCTTATGAATCAAAAAAAATATCCCGAAGCGAATAAATATATTTCAACCGCACTTGAATATAATCCGATAAATTCGATGCAGGCACACGAAATTAAAGCATGGATTTGTTATTATTTGGGAGATTATGAGTGTGCGAAGAGATATTTTGAAAAATCGGATTTAAAATTACCTGAAGTTAGGATAGGATACGCTTTTGTTTTGGCTAAATTAGGAAATAAAAACAAAGCTTATCTTATTGCTCAGGGGATTAAAAACGAAAGTAAAAATATTTTGCTTCAAAAAGCAAGATTAATGATAGAACTCGGAAGAGAAAAGGAAGCCAAAGAGATTTTTAATTCTATAGATTAA
- a CDS encoding NAD(P)/FAD-dependent oxidoreductase, whose protein sequence is MRVLIVGAGIIGMTMAWEWRKKHPDDEIVIIDKELHEAFHASGKNSGVLHAGFYYSSDSLKAKLTARGNKLMKGFCYSHNIPVNETGKLVVAKNENEIPTLFELAKRSVANEAGAYIITQEEAEKIDPNAKTHKYALYSPNTATVNPREVCRVLKEELQKKDVKFIFNMPFEKFNESYDFLINAAGLYADKIAHKFGVGLEYTMLPFKGLYRKYLGEDKIKTQIYPVPNIKNPFLGVHFTLMADNTIKIGPTAIPAFWRENYVGFERFDFREFLEIISLEAKLFFTNAFGFRDLALYEMRYYIPQNLINEAKKLVKNLRGEFKPMTPGIRAQLLNTQTLELVMDFLVEKNDNQIHILNAVSPAFTASFAFSKYVLEEL, encoded by the coding sequence ATGAGAGTATTAATTGTCGGTGCCGGAATTATCGGAATGACGATGGCTTGGGAGTGGAGAAAAAAACATCCGGATGATGAAATAGTAATAATAGACAAAGAGCTTCACGAGGCTTTTCACGCAAGCGGAAAAAACAGCGGTGTATTGCATGCGGGGTTTTATTATAGTAGCGATTCGCTAAAAGCGAAATTAACCGCCAGAGGCAATAAACTTATGAAAGGGTTTTGTTACTCTCACAATATTCCCGTAAATGAAACGGGAAAATTAGTAGTCGCTAAAAACGAAAATGAAATACCTACTCTTTTTGAGCTTGCAAAAAGAAGTGTTGCTAACGAAGCGGGAGCTTATATAATCACTCAAGAAGAAGCCGAAAAAATAGACCCTAATGCAAAAACTCACAAATACGCACTTTATTCTCCTAATACCGCAACCGTTAATCCGAGAGAAGTTTGTAGAGTTTTAAAAGAGGAGCTTCAAAAAAAAGATGTGAAGTTTATTTTTAATATGCCTTTTGAAAAATTTAACGAAAGCTATGATTTTTTGATAAACGCGGCGGGGCTGTATGCCGATAAGATAGCTCATAAATTCGGTGTGGGACTTGAATATACCATGCTTCCGTTTAAAGGGCTTTATAGAAAATATTTGGGAGAAGATAAGATAAAAACCCAAATATATCCGGTACCGAATATCAAAAATCCGTTTTTGGGAGTTCATTTTACTCTTATGGCGGATAATACTATAAAAATAGGGCCTACCGCAATTCCCGCTTTTTGGAGGGAGAATTACGTAGGGTTTGAGAGATTCGATTTTAGGGAATTTTTGGAGATAATTTCTCTTGAAGCCAAACTTTTCTTTACAAATGCGTTCGGATTTAGAGATTTGGCTTTGTATGAGATGAGATATTATATTCCTCAAAATCTAATAAACGAAGCCAAAAAGCTCGTTAAAAACCTAAGAGGAGAATTTAAACCGATGACACCGGGAATCAGAGCTCAGCTTCTAAATACTCAAACGCTTGAGCTTGTTATGGATTTCTTGGTGGAAAAAAACGACAATCAAATCCATATCCTAAATGCCGTAAGTCCTGCATTTACTGCAAGTTTTGCATTTAGTAAATACGTATTGGAGGAATTATGA
- the recO gene encoding recombination protein RecO codes for MRGFVLNTVRVRDEDLIVRILGEREVYTLYRFYGARHSYINVGNLIDFVIEESPKTTIKRLRNVVQLPFKFMFDLDKMLHYKIFVSLLNKHLQDVSKIDPFYFNWLKDITDVLHERDPKRLFIESYVKMIEKEGRLHDDFVCFLCESKVNEKVALARAFLPAHEKCIMSEGFEKEKISLLFKEKKSLLLDDNEIERLWRILNLGF; via the coding sequence ATGAGAGGATTTGTCTTAAATACGGTGCGAGTTAGAGATGAGGATTTGATTGTCAGGATATTGGGTGAGAGGGAAGTTTATACTCTCTATAGATTTTACGGAGCGAGACATTCATATATCAATGTAGGAAATTTAATAGATTTCGTTATAGAAGAGTCACCCAAAACAACAATAAAACGACTTCGAAACGTCGTGCAGTTGCCGTTTAAATTTATGTTTGATTTGGATAAAATGCTGCATTATAAAATTTTCGTTTCTCTTTTAAACAAACATCTTCAAGATGTGAGTAAAATCGACCCGTTTTATTTTAATTGGCTAAAAGATATAACCGACGTTTTGCACGAAAGGGACCCCAAAAGGCTTTTTATAGAAAGCTATGTGAAGATGATAGAAAAAGAGGGTAGGTTGCATGACGATTTTGTCTGTTTTTTGTGCGAGAGCAAAGTAAATGAGAAAGTTGCGCTTGCGAGAGCGTTTTTGCCGGCTCATGAGAAGTGTATTATGAGCGAGGGATTTGAAAAAGAGAAGATAAGTTTGCTTTTTAAAGAAAAAAAATCGCTTCTTTTGGACGATAACGAAATAGAGAGACTTTGGAGAATATTAAATTTAGGATTTTAG
- the gltB gene encoding glutamate synthase large subunit has translation MSMLEFKDNCGFGVIADIKGRPSHKMVNDALKALERMMHRGAIAADGKSGDGSGLLFSLPKDFFRKVANEYNIDLPENFGVGVIFLKDEKHKEIVEEYCEKNDLKILLWREVPVNTDALGELALKTLPKIYHVFIVPNSIIAIKRFEELLYLTRKEIENAIDDKDFYIPTFSSKKIAYKGLLMPNHIKEFYPDLADSDFKISFALFHQRFSTNTLPEWRLAQPFRFIAHNGEINSVQANRINALIKSESIKSDVFSQEELQRLLPIVRFDESDSSSLDRMIEFLIMNGMDFFKAVRALIPMPWQNAPYMDSELKAFYEYFSTRFEAWDGPAAVSITDGRYIGVVLDRNGLRPAKYVITKEGTILIASEYGVLDLDDEVIVERGKLQSGQMIGVDTKFGIVLKNKDIDEYLKSSNPYTKWLNEHMIYLQEYIENPYAIDEKIDVKELTYKQRYAGITKEVINTMIKPMMEEAKEPTGSMGDDTPLAAFSEYPYRSFNDFFRQKFAQVTNPPIDPLREKIVMSLNTGFGEIHNILDEAPEHAKRIKTTSPILTQTKLEVLKSFGDENSPRFESDYKNATYSTTFKENLKESLEKLTDKIVQDVRDNGVRIIFLDDSQVDKEHKTIPMAMVIGRLHKKLLDNKLRHLTSIVAMTGEVVNPHDAAVMVAYGATAIYPYLLFKTVCEICDEKGLDRDDALFNVHSALNKGLLKIMSKMGISTIASYRNSALMDIIGLSEEIASECFIGSKTLLPGLTYEDIEERVNKRHQEAFKEEKLPAGGVYKYRKGEEYHEIIPEVTRAFAKMIESGTKEDYEKFKNLVENRRPTYIRDLLDIKSDRKPISIDEVEPAENILKRFVGAAMSIGALSPEAHEIIAEAMNRLGAKSNSGEGGEDPVRNGTIKQSKIRQVASGRFGVTPEYLVNAEEIQIKVAQGAKPGEGGQLPGFKVTTYIAKLRHTTPGKTLISPPPHHDIYSIEDLAQLIFDLKQINPKAQISVKLVSTAGVGTIAAGVAKAYADQIVISGSEGGTGAASITSIQHAGNPWEIGLIEGHNALKENHLREYVALETDGALKIGRDVMFAALLGAEYYAFGTALLMAVKCIFCRSCQTNKCPVGITTQADEYRAKFKGSVEKVMNYMKLLAEDVREWLAKMGYKSLDEVIGRNDLITTKDIDLAKKFDFSIIFRQVEGPNTKQKENEPFDKNEFEKSLLKEVMETIKNPNHKSVVKAEICNLNRSFGALTSGVIAKYYGDAGLPEDSIVYKLEGVAGQSFGVFLSKGMTLELKGVANDYVGKGMAGGKIIITPKKEGAAAGNTCLYGATGGKLFVAGEVGERFAVRNSGAIAIVEGTGDHPCEYMTGGEVIILGKTGINFGAGMTGGVAFVYDKEHTFVDKINPELIEIRRIDIDENEKPKIYLKKRLIEYYNATGSKKAKFILDNFRSEVRHFWLVTPKDNRPPLDPNDMD, from the coding sequence ATGTCAATGTTAGAGTTTAAAGATAACTGTGGTTTTGGTGTTATTGCGGATATTAAAGGTCGTCCGTCTCACAAAATGGTAAACGACGCGCTAAAAGCGCTTGAGAGAATGATGCACAGAGGTGCAATTGCTGCTGATGGAAAATCAGGGGATGGTAGCGGTCTTTTATTTTCACTTCCGAAAGATTTTTTCAGAAAAGTCGCAAACGAATATAATATCGACTTGCCTGAAAACTTCGGTGTTGGAGTAATATTTTTAAAAGACGAAAAACACAAAGAAATCGTAGAAGAGTACTGCGAAAAAAATGATCTTAAAATTTTACTTTGGAGAGAAGTTCCCGTAAATACCGACGCACTTGGTGAGCTTGCGCTAAAAACTCTTCCGAAAATCTATCACGTATTTATCGTGCCTAATTCTATTATCGCAATTAAAAGATTCGAAGAGCTTTTATATCTGACAAGAAAAGAGATAGAAAACGCAATTGACGATAAAGATTTTTATATTCCTACTTTCAGTTCTAAAAAGATAGCCTACAAAGGCCTTTTAATGCCAAATCATATTAAAGAATTTTATCCTGATTTGGCGGATAGCGATTTCAAAATCAGCTTTGCACTTTTCCACCAAAGATTCTCAACAAACACACTTCCTGAGTGGAGACTTGCTCAGCCGTTTAGATTTATCGCACACAACGGAGAAATCAACTCCGTCCAAGCAAACAGAATCAACGCACTTATAAAAAGCGAATCTATCAAATCGGACGTATTCTCTCAAGAAGAGTTACAAAGACTTCTTCCGATTGTAAGATTTGACGAAAGCGATAGTAGCTCGCTTGATAGAATGATCGAATTTTTAATTATGAACGGAATGGATTTCTTCAAAGCGGTTAGAGCGCTTATTCCTATGCCATGGCAAAACGCTCCGTATATGGATAGCGAACTAAAAGCGTTTTATGAGTATTTTTCAACAAGATTCGAAGCATGGGACGGACCTGCAGCCGTAAGTATCACGGACGGAAGATATATCGGAGTGGTACTTGACAGAAACGGACTAAGACCGGCAAAATACGTAATTACAAAAGAAGGGACTATCCTTATTGCCAGCGAATACGGCGTACTTGATTTGGATGATGAAGTTATCGTAGAAAGAGGTAAACTTCAATCCGGACAAATGATAGGTGTGGATACTAAATTCGGTATCGTTCTTAAAAACAAAGATATCGACGAATACCTAAAATCAAGCAACCCTTATACAAAATGGCTAAACGAACATATGATTTACTTACAAGAATATATCGAAAATCCATATGCAATAGACGAAAAAATAGACGTAAAAGAGCTCACTTACAAACAAAGATACGCAGGTATCACAAAAGAAGTTATCAATACGATGATCAAACCTATGATGGAAGAAGCGAAAGAGCCTACAGGTTCTATGGGAGACGACACTCCGCTTGCGGCGTTTAGCGAGTATCCGTACAGAAGTTTTAACGACTTCTTCAGACAAAAATTCGCACAAGTTACAAACCCGCCAATCGACCCTCTAAGAGAAAAAATCGTTATGTCACTTAATACGGGATTCGGTGAAATTCACAACATCCTTGACGAAGCTCCGGAGCATGCAAAAAGAATCAAAACAACTTCACCGATTCTTACTCAAACAAAACTTGAAGTATTAAAAAGCTTCGGTGACGAAAACTCTCCGAGATTCGAAAGCGACTACAAAAACGCGACATACAGCACTACATTCAAAGAAAACTTAAAAGAATCTCTTGAAAAACTGACTGACAAAATCGTTCAAGACGTTAGAGATAACGGAGTTAGAATTATTTTCCTTGACGATTCGCAAGTGGATAAAGAGCACAAAACCATCCCTATGGCTATGGTTATCGGAAGACTTCACAAAAAACTTCTTGATAACAAACTCCGCCACTTAACAAGTATCGTCGCAATGACGGGCGAAGTGGTAAATCCTCACGACGCGGCGGTAATGGTGGCATACGGTGCGACTGCAATTTATCCTTATCTTTTATTCAAAACGGTATGTGAAATTTGCGATGAAAAAGGCCTTGATAGAGACGACGCTCTATTTAACGTTCACAGCGCCCTAAACAAAGGTCTATTAAAAATTATGTCGAAAATGGGTATTTCTACAATCGCAAGTTATAGAAACTCGGCTCTTATGGATATTATCGGTCTTAGTGAAGAGATTGCGAGCGAATGTTTTATCGGTAGCAAAACTTTACTTCCTGGACTTACATACGAAGATATCGAAGAGAGAGTAAACAAAAGACACCAAGAAGCGTTCAAAGAAGAAAAACTTCCTGCGGGTGGTGTTTATAAATATAGAAAAGGCGAAGAGTATCACGAAATTATCCCTGAAGTGACAAGAGCGTTTGCGAAAATGATAGAAAGCGGCACAAAAGAAGACTACGAAAAATTCAAAAATCTCGTAGAAAACAGACGCCCGACATATATAAGAGACCTTCTTGATATCAAAAGCGACAGAAAACCAATCTCAATTGACGAAGTGGAACCTGCCGAAAACATCCTAAAAAGATTTGTCGGTGCTGCAATGAGTATTGGAGCACTTAGTCCTGAAGCTCATGAAATCATTGCGGAAGCGATGAATCGCTTAGGAGCGAAAAGCAACTCCGGAGAAGGTGGAGAAGACCCTGTAAGAAACGGCACTATCAAACAAAGCAAAATCCGCCAAGTTGCATCAGGAAGATTTGGAGTAACACCTGAATATTTGGTAAACGCCGAAGAGATTCAAATCAAAGTGGCTCAAGGTGCAAAACCGGGAGAAGGTGGTCAGCTTCCTGGATTCAAAGTAACGACGTATATCGCAAAACTAAGACACACGACACCTGGAAAAACACTGATTTCACCACCTCCTCATCACGATATCTATTCAATCGAGGATTTGGCGCAGTTAATTTTCGATTTAAAACAAATCAATCCTAAAGCGCAAATCAGTGTAAAATTGGTCTCAACTGCGGGAGTCGGTACGATTGCTGCCGGTGTTGCAAAAGCATACGCCGACCAAATAGTTATCAGCGGTAGTGAAGGAGGTACGGGAGCTGCAAGTATCACTTCTATCCAACATGCCGGTAACCCTTGGGAAATCGGACTTATCGAAGGTCACAACGCCCTAAAAGAAAACCACTTAAGAGAATACGTGGCACTCGAAACCGACGGTGCTCTTAAAATCGGTAGAGACGTTATGTTCGCCGCACTCTTAGGAGCGGAATACTACGCATTCGGTACAGCTCTTTTGATGGCTGTAAAATGTATCTTCTGTAGAAGCTGTCAGACAAACAAATGTCCTGTAGGAATTACAACTCAAGCGGACGAATATAGAGCCAAATTCAAAGGTAGCGTTGAAAAAGTAATGAACTATATGAAACTGCTTGCCGAAGATGTTAGAGAATGGCTTGCAAAAATGGGATACAAATCACTTGATGAAGTAATCGGTAGAAACGATTTGATTACGACAAAAGATATAGACCTTGCTAAAAAATTCGACTTTTCTATAATTTTCAGACAAGTTGAAGGTCCGAATACGAAACAAAAAGAAAACGAGCCGTTTGACAAAAACGAATTTGAAAAATCTCTATTAAAAGAAGTAATGGAAACTATCAAAAATCCGAACCACAAATCGGTAGTTAAAGCCGAAATTTGCAACCTAAACAGAAGTTTCGGTGCTCTAACAAGCGGTGTTATCGCAAAATACTACGGAGACGCAGGACTTCCTGAAGATAGTATCGTTTATAAATTAGAAGGCGTAGCGGGACAAAGTTTCGGTGTATTTTTAAGCAAAGGTATGACGCTCGAGCTTAAAGGCGTAGCAAACGACTACGTAGGAAAAGGAATGGCCGGAGGTAAAATTATCATCACTCCTAAAAAAGAAGGAGCGGCAGCCGGTAATACGTGTCTATACGGAGCTACAGGTGGTAAACTTTTTGTTGCAGGAGAAGTTGGAGAGAGATTTGCCGTTAGAAATTCAGGAGCTATCGCAATCGTAGAAGGTACGGGAGACCATCCTTGCGAATATATGACAGGCGGTGAAGTAATAATTTTAGGAAAAACGGGAATCAACTTCGGTGCCGGTATGACGGGAGGAGTTGCGTTTGTTTACGATAAAGAACACACTTTTGTAGATAAAATCAACCCTGAACTTATAGAAATCAGAAGAATCGACATCGACGAAAACGAAAAACCTAAAATTTATCTGAAAAAAAGACTTATCGAATACTACAACGCAACAGGCAGCAAAAAAGCCAAATTTATCCTCGATAACTTCAGAAGCGAAGTTAGACACTTCTGGCTCGTAACACCAAAAGACAACCGCCCACCTCTTGACCCTAACGATATGGATTAA
- a CDS encoding DUF4258 domain-containing protein — translation MLQFTRHALMRMNQRGITKDMVELALEYGSFVKDKVVLSRKELKKLLKKYPSLKSQLLKLFDSKGLVVVFEDNYIITVYKPKKGLIYG, via the coding sequence ATGCTTCAATTTACTAGACACGCTTTGATGAGAATGAATCAAAGAGGTATAACAAAAGATATGGTAGAGTTAGCATTAGAGTACGGTTCTTTTGTAAAAGACAAAGTAGTATTAAGTAGAAAAGAACTAAAAAAATTACTTAAAAAGTATCCTTCGTTAAAAAGTCAATTACTGAAGCTTTTTGACTCTAAAGGTTTGGTTGTTGTTTTTGAGGATAATTATATTATTACAGTATATAAACCAAAAAAAGGATTAATTTATGGGTAG
- a CDS encoding (Fe-S)-binding protein, translating to MKIALHVPCYINELNPEIARKTLLILRHFGLNVSVPKNQTCCGQPFINSGQPTTLPEQFNEIFKDYEYIVSPSSSCTSTIRSQELEVSKKMYELCEFLHDILQVRDIAKNYPKKIALHNSCHSIRHLLEGAPSELNIPYFNKVKKVLGGEIVEAKRDECCGFGGVFSVKEGFISYVMGRSKLDDLISTGGEVITGVDFSCLMHLKGIAEKDGDDIEIKHISEIIYESIFGEEK from the coding sequence ATGAAAATAGCCCTTCACGTTCCGTGTTACATAAATGAGCTAAACCCCGAAATTGCCCGAAAAACTCTTTTAATTCTCAGGCATTTCGGATTAAATGTAAGCGTCCCTAAAAACCAGACGTGCTGCGGACAGCCTTTTATTAATTCCGGGCAGCCTACAACCTTGCCCGAGCAATTTAACGAAATCTTTAAAGATTACGAATATATCGTATCTCCAAGCAGCTCGTGCACTTCTACGATTCGCTCTCAAGAACTTGAAGTTAGCAAAAAAATGTACGAATTATGCGAGTTTTTGCACGATATTTTGCAAGTTAGAGACATTGCAAAAAACTACCCGAAAAAAATCGCTCTTCACAACTCCTGCCATTCTATAAGGCATCTGCTTGAAGGCGCACCGAGCGAACTTAATATTCCATATTTCAATAAAGTAAAAAAAGTACTCGGAGGCGAAATAGTTGAGGCAAAAAGAGATGAATGTTGCGGATTCGGGGGTGTTTTTAGCGTAAAAGAAGGGTTTATCAGTTATGTCATGGGAAGAAGTAAGCTTGATGATTTAATTTCAACCGGCGGCGAAGTGATAACGGGAGTGGATTTCAGTTGTCTTATGCACCTAAAAGGTATCGCCGAAAAGGACGGGGATGATATTGAAATAAAACATATCAGCGAAATAATTTACGAATCGATTTTCGGAGAGGAAAAATGA
- a CDS encoding lactate utilization protein B gives MKHYELAVKFYKEKGPRHDKSLWTIRQKRDKAIKEVPEWESLRVQASEIKDYVIENLQDLVDEFIKNAKNAGIEVVFAKDAQEHNQTVLKYLKEINAKKVVKSKSMLTEECGLNEFLEKNGIEVIDTDLGERIVQLRGEKPSHIVLPAIHTTKEDVAEILGEENTDPTYLTHKMRELLRKEFLSADAGLSGANFLVADKGWAVVCTNEGNADLGAVLPPLHIISVGVEKLVPNMNDLGVFLRMLARNATGQKITTYTSIFGKKENGKRVIVLVDNGRFERLNSEFKETLKCIRCSACLTTCPVFRRSGGHAYRYVIPGPIGSLLAPLSDKEKYKDLPFACTLCSSCEMVCPVKIPFSKQLVKMREYVTKENIALKLAEKSMHHPQAFKLFSTILRLTPKPVLKTALKEWSRYKALPKIPKKRFISL, from the coding sequence ATGAAACACTACGAACTTGCCGTAAAATTTTATAAAGAAAAAGGTCCTCGCCACGACAAATCCTTATGGACTATCAGACAAAAAAGAGATAAAGCGATAAAAGAAGTACCCGAATGGGAGAGCTTGAGAGTTCAAGCAAGTGAGATTAAAGATTATGTAATTGAAAATCTCCAGGATTTAGTGGACGAATTTATCAAAAACGCAAAAAACGCGGGAATTGAAGTGGTTTTTGCCAAAGACGCGCAAGAACACAACCAAACGGTACTGAAATACCTAAAAGAGATAAACGCCAAAAAAGTTGTAAAATCAAAATCGATGCTGACCGAAGAGTGCGGACTTAACGAGTTTTTGGAAAAAAACGGAATTGAAGTTATTGATACCGACCTGGGCGAAAGAATCGTACAACTAAGAGGAGAAAAGCCCTCACACATAGTACTTCCCGCTATCCACACCACAAAAGAAGACGTCGCTGAGATTCTTGGTGAAGAAAACACGGACCCGACATATCTCACTCATAAAATGAGAGAACTTTTAAGAAAAGAATTTCTCTCAGCCGACGCGGGACTTAGCGGGGCGAATTTCTTAGTAGCCGACAAAGGCTGGGCCGTAGTATGCACCAATGAAGGAAACGCAGACCTCGGAGCCGTTTTGCCGCCTCTTCATATTATTAGCGTGGGAGTTGAAAAGTTAGTGCCGAATATGAACGATTTGGGAGTATTTTTAAGAATGCTCGCACGCAACGCCACCGGACAAAAAATAACCACCTACACCTCGATTTTCGGTAAAAAAGAGAACGGAAAAAGAGTTATTGTTTTGGTGGATAACGGAAGATTTGAGAGATTAAACAGCGAATTTAAAGAAACTCTAAAATGCATAAGATGTAGTGCTTGTCTCACTACCTGCCCCGTTTTCAGACGCTCGGGAGGTCATGCGTATCGCTACGTAATTCCTGGACCTATAGGCAGTCTGCTCGCACCTCTTAGCGATAAGGAAAAATATAAAGACTTGCCGTTTGCGTGTACGCTTTGTAGCAGTTGCGAAATGGTATGTCCCGTGAAAATTCCTTTTTCAAAACAGCTTGTAAAAATGAGAGAATATGTCACAAAAGAAAACATCGCTCTTAAATTGGCCGAAAAATCGATGCATCACCCTCAAGCGTTCAAACTATTCAGTACGATTCTAAGATTAACTCCAAAACCGGTATTAAAAACGGCTCTTAAAGAGTGGAGCAGATATAAAGCACTTCCTAAAATTCCTAAAAAAAGATTTATCTCTTTGTAG
- a CDS encoding LUD domain-containing protein yields the protein MDEFVKNLKIAGGEILEEIPQNWYVTRAKFGVAENGAVWVEEYTKELFLSENVAIKLPKNEIYEKMTDVMDKIQNPGVFISGPSKTADVESFLVFGAHGPKRLGVIFI from the coding sequence ATGGATGAATTTGTCAAAAATCTCAAAATCGCAGGCGGAGAGATTTTGGAAGAGATTCCTCAAAACTGGTACGTAACCCGAGCAAAATTCGGCGTAGCCGAAAACGGAGCCGTTTGGGTGGAAGAGTATACAAAAGAGCTTTTTTTAAGCGAAAACGTAGCTATCAAACTCCCTAAAAACGAAATTTATGAAAAAATGACCGATGTTATGGATAAAATTCAAAATCCGGGCGTATTTATTTCGGGTCCGAGTAAAACTGCCGATGTGGAGAGTTTTTTGGTATTCGGAGCACACGGTCCTAAGCGTTTGGGAGTAATATTTATTTAA